A DNA window from Helianthus annuus cultivar XRQ/B chromosome 15, HanXRQr2.0-SUNRISE, whole genome shotgun sequence contains the following coding sequences:
- the LOC110872579 gene encoding homeobox-leucine zipper protein HOX16, which yields MESGRLFFGSNSSNMLFNGDNYFRGTSMAFNMEESSKKRPFLSSFDDILEEEYYDEQLTEKKRRLSPEQVHMLEMSFEEENKLEPERKTELAKKLGLQPRQVAVWFQNRRARCKTKTLERDYNRLKSCYDSLTADYESIVKENEKLKAEVVSLTEKMQSKEVSETSAVGQGSGSAVEEGGDVAVPSDNVKVEDHFSTGSGGSAVVDDHEGPQLVDSGDSYFPDDDYPHEYVVPVDQSEEDDGSDDGQNRFRYTFEAADHVEDNGLGWWVWS from the exons ATGGAATCTGGTCGTCTGTTCTTCGGATCTAATAGTAGCAACATGCTTTTCAATGGAGACAACTATTTTCGAG GAACGAGCATGGCGTTTAACATGGAGGAATCTTCGAAGAAGAGGCCGTTTTTGAGCTCATTCGATGACATATTGGAAGAAGAATACTACGACGAGCAATTGACAGAGAAGAAACGGCGTCTCAGCCCTGAGCAG GTACACATGCTGGAGATGAGTTTTGAGGAGGAGAACAAGCTGGAGCCAGAGAGGAAGACCGAGCTGGCTAAGAAGCTAGGGTTGCAGCCAAGACAGGTGGCGGTTTGGTTCCAGAACCGTCGTGCACGGTGTAAGACTAAGACACTTGAAAGGGATTACAATCGCCTCAAGTCTTGTTATGATAGCTTGACGGCTGATTATGAGTCCATCGTCAAGGAAAACGAAAAGCTCAAAGCTGAG GTTGTTTCCTTGACTGAGAAGATGCAGTCAAAGGAGGTGTCGGAAACCTCAGCCGTCGGTCAAGGCTCCGGCTCAGCCGTTGAGGAAGGCGGAGATGTGGCAGTTCCATCAGACAATGTAAAAGTGGAGGACCACTTTAGTACGGGTAGTGGTGGAAGTGCAGTGGTTGATGATCATGAAGGCCCACAACTTGTGGACAGTGGTGATTCGTATTTCCCTGATGATGATTACCCTCATGAATATGTAGTACCTGTGGATCAGTCTGAAGAAGATGACGGCAGTGATGATGGGCAGAACCGTTTTCGATACACGTTTGAAGCTGCGGATCATGTGGAAGACAATGGGCTAGGCTGGTGGGTTTGGTCCTAg